The following proteins are co-located in the Haloarcula marismortui ATCC 43049 genome:
- a CDS encoding DUF7551 domain-containing protein: MVGRTLADIRDRLSELSVAIGPYRVVSAKTGTPPFPVSGMQFPDRETAAEAASVATAYRSALRRYDPRVTVHGLIVCEAPWGTDAVRTAPSSLPEYCHTVAGSLFEVLSGRHRSVEQAVIDSYLEAAEETENRERLCLAMLESMATAIADNLDPEVQADTLREAAGQLPRKPSGPEPVRDAVADLETAGLVDQTAIEPAAVGPGRCARYITLQNYRPTLSDLRCPVLPIAVELLRRTSITPQMAQAERTADGWRLLVSLAGDQPAEGLSVVTTTA, encoded by the coding sequence ATGGTTGGACGCACACTCGCAGACATCCGTGACAGGCTCTCTGAGCTCAGCGTCGCTATCGGGCCGTATCGCGTCGTCAGCGCCAAAACGGGCACGCCGCCGTTCCCGGTGTCGGGTATGCAGTTCCCGGACCGCGAGACGGCTGCCGAAGCGGCCAGCGTAGCGACTGCCTACCGAAGTGCCCTGCGTCGATACGACCCACGTGTCACCGTTCACGGCCTCATCGTCTGTGAAGCGCCGTGGGGGACCGATGCCGTCAGGACCGCCCCGTCGTCGCTTCCGGAGTACTGTCACACGGTCGCCGGGTCGCTGTTCGAAGTGCTGTCGGGTCGCCATCGCTCCGTCGAGCAGGCAGTTATCGACAGCTATCTCGAAGCGGCCGAGGAAACCGAGAACCGCGAGCGACTCTGTCTGGCGATGCTCGAAAGCATGGCCACGGCGATCGCCGACAATCTCGACCCGGAAGTACAGGCGGACACCCTCCGGGAAGCCGCCGGGCAATTGCCGCGAAAGCCAAGCGGACCCGAGCCGGTCCGGGACGCTGTCGCCGACCTCGAAACAGCGGGGCTGGTCGACCAGACAGCAATCGAACCCGCCGCGGTCGGTCCCGGCCGCTGTGCCAGATATATCACATTACAGAACTATCGCCCGACGCTGTCGGACCTCCGCTGCCCAGTGTTACCGATTGCCGTCGAACTACTGCGCCGGACGAGTATCACGCCACAAATGGCACAAGCGGAGCGAACTGCGGATGGCTGGCGACTGCTCGTCTCACTGGCCGGTGACCAACCCGCCGAGGGGTTATCTGTCGTCACGACGACTGCTTGA
- a CDS encoding ABC transporter substrate-binding protein: MNRREYIVAAGVGLAGTVAGCSGQSEAGSGSDGGADESTASGTTAAESTPTATTEATGSSYAVSMEPVGEVTFESVPEVWVANNGSWADMGIALGLDAPEGVWLPSRYHTQYYDEIPGVSVDGSSVQKLWGDSGVGKEQFYEIDADIHVMDPNFLQSRGSWEQSDIDEIESQTAPFFGNSIFSTGYEWHDYTYYTLYEAFEKLSQAFQRTDRFEAFQSLHEEFQTSLEDLVPDSESERPEVAIVWAGSDEPTSFSPYLIEDGTSFKQWRDLRVRDAFAKTEVRDFHADRSKVDFETLLDIDPEYLLLRGQENKTRSEFEDTVVSFLKSDQSGSELTAVQNGNVYRGGPLYQGPITNLVLTERAASQVYEVDRELFDRQRVADIVAGDL, from the coding sequence ATGAACCGACGAGAGTATATCGTTGCGGCCGGTGTTGGGCTGGCAGGTACCGTCGCTGGCTGTTCGGGTCAGTCCGAGGCCGGGAGCGGTAGTGACGGTGGGGCCGATGAGTCGACGGCGTCCGGGACGACGGCTGCGGAGTCAACTCCGACGGCGACCACCGAAGCGACGGGTTCGAGCTACGCAGTCTCGATGGAGCCGGTCGGCGAGGTCACCTTCGAGTCCGTCCCGGAGGTCTGGGTCGCGAACAACGGGAGCTGGGCAGATATGGGGATTGCGCTTGGCCTCGATGCCCCGGAGGGGGTCTGGCTGCCGTCGCGGTATCACACTCAATACTACGACGAAATCCCGGGCGTCAGCGTCGACGGGAGCTCGGTCCAGAAGCTGTGGGGGGACAGCGGTGTCGGCAAGGAGCAGTTCTACGAAATAGATGCCGACATCCACGTCATGGACCCGAACTTCCTGCAGAGCCGCGGGTCCTGGGAGCAGTCTGACATCGACGAAATCGAGTCCCAGACAGCCCCCTTCTTCGGGAACAGTATCTTCTCGACGGGGTACGAGTGGCACGATTACACCTACTACACGCTGTACGAGGCATTCGAGAAACTCTCCCAGGCGTTCCAGCGGACCGACCGGTTCGAGGCGTTCCAGTCCCTCCACGAAGAATTCCAGACGAGCCTGGAAGACCTCGTGCCGGACTCGGAGTCCGAACGGCCCGAGGTAGCTATCGTATGGGCCGGCAGCGACGAGCCCACCAGCTTCTCCCCGTACCTTATCGAGGACGGAACCAGTTTCAAACAGTGGCGGGACCTTCGCGTTCGCGACGCGTTCGCAAAAACTGAGGTCAGGGACTTCCACGCTGACCGAAGCAAGGTCGACTTCGAGACGTTGCTTGACATCGACCCCGAGTACCTCCTCTTGCGGGGGCAGGAGAACAAAACGCGCTCGGAGTTCGAGGACACGGTCGTCAGCTTCCTCAAATCGGACCAGAGCGGAAGCGAACTGACGGCGGTACAGAACGGGAACGTGTATCGCGGTGGCCCGCTGTACCAGGGGCCGATAACGAATCTGGTCCTCACAGAACGGGCCGCGTCGCAGGTGTATGAGGTTGACCGAGAGCTGTTCGACCGCCAGCGCGTCGCCGATATCGTCGCCGGAGACCTGTAA
- a CDS encoding acyl-CoA carboxylase subunit beta has translation MSQQEEPDDETGAPDDAVEELRQKRAEAELGGGEARIESQHEKGKMTARERIDFLVDDGTFNEVDPFVEHRSTNFGMEEKRFAGDAVVTGYGEVDGRKVFLFAHDFTVLGGSVGEVVADKICKVMDRAIENGVPVIGLNDSGGARIQEGVDSLVGFAKIFERNTKASGLIPQISAIMGPCAGGATYSPALTDFTFMVQDTSHMFITGPDVIETVTGEQVSKEELGGAGSHSTKSGVAHFSYPSEEEALENIRRLLSYLPANNMEDPPRVKPWDDPDREIPGVTDIVPSAPRKPYDMTKVIDAIVDEDSFFEVHGNWARNVVVGFSRMDGQSVGVVANQPRVSAGTLDIDAAEKAARFVRFCDSFNIPILTLVDVPGFMPGTDQEHNGIIRRGAKLIYAYAEATVPLLSVVVRKAYGGAYIVMSSKFLGSDVNYAWPGSEMAVLGPRGAVNILYRNEIADAGDPDAKRQELMDEFRDEFANPYGPAKRGYLDDVIEPKETRKRLIQDLDLLQRKREDTPPKDHGNIPL, from the coding sequence ATGAGTCAACAGGAAGAACCAGATGACGAGACTGGGGCGCCTGACGACGCGGTCGAAGAGTTGCGACAGAAACGGGCCGAAGCCGAACTCGGGGGCGGTGAAGCCCGTATCGAATCCCAGCACGAGAAGGGCAAGATGACCGCCCGCGAGCGTATCGATTTCCTCGTCGACGACGGCACGTTCAACGAGGTCGATCCGTTCGTCGAGCACCGGTCGACGAACTTCGGCATGGAGGAGAAGCGCTTCGCCGGCGACGCAGTTGTCACGGGCTACGGTGAGGTCGACGGCCGGAAGGTGTTCCTGTTCGCCCACGACTTCACCGTGCTCGGTGGCTCGGTCGGCGAAGTCGTCGCCGACAAGATCTGCAAGGTGATGGACCGCGCGATCGAAAACGGCGTCCCGGTCATCGGCCTCAACGATTCCGGCGGCGCACGCATTCAGGAAGGCGTTGACTCGCTGGTCGGCTTTGCTAAGATATTCGAGCGCAACACCAAGGCCAGCGGGCTCATCCCCCAGATATCCGCGATTATGGGGCCATGTGCGGGCGGGGCCACCTACAGTCCGGCGCTGACTGACTTCACCTTCATGGTGCAAGACACCAGCCACATGTTCATCACCGGGCCGGACGTCATCGAGACGGTGACCGGCGAACAGGTGTCGAAAGAGGAACTCGGCGGCGCGGGTTCGCACTCTACCAAATCCGGTGTTGCCCACTTCTCGTACCCGTCGGAGGAGGAGGCGCTCGAAAATATCCGGCGGCTCCTGTCGTATCTCCCGGCGAACAACATGGAGGACCCGCCGCGGGTCAAGCCCTGGGACGACCCCGACCGGGAAATTCCCGGCGTGACCGATATTGTCCCGTCAGCACCGCGCAAGCCCTACGACATGACAAAGGTCATCGACGCCATCGTTGACGAGGACTCCTTCTTCGAGGTTCACGGCAACTGGGCGCGAAACGTCGTCGTGGGCTTCTCGCGGATGGACGGCCAGTCGGTCGGCGTCGTCGCCAATCAGCCACGCGTGAGCGCGGGGACACTCGACATCGACGCGGCGGAGAAAGCGGCCCGGTTCGTCCGCTTCTGTGACTCGTTTAATATCCCCATCCTCACGCTCGTCGACGTGCCCGGATTCATGCCCGGCACGGACCAGGAGCACAACGGCATCATCCGGCGGGGCGCGAAGCTCATTTACGCCTACGCCGAGGCGACGGTCCCGCTGCTGTCGGTCGTCGTACGGAAGGCCTACGGCGGCGCGTACATCGTCATGTCCTCGAAGTTCCTGGGCAGCGACGTGAACTACGCCTGGCCCGGTTCGGAGATGGCAGTGCTCGGTCCGCGGGGAGCCGTCAACATTCTCTACCGGAACGAGATCGCGGACGCCGGCGACCCGGATGCCAAGCGTCAGGAACTGATGGACGAGTTCCGCGACGAGTTTGCCAATCCGTACGGGCCGGCGAAACGGGGCTACCTTGACGACGTTATCGAACCGAAAGAGACGCGCAAGCGCCTCATTCAGGACCTCGACCTCCTGCAGCGCAAGCGCGAGGACACGCCGCCGAAAGACCACGGCAACATCCCACTGTAA
- a CDS encoding beta-ketoacyl-ACP reductase: MNLDNQTCVVTGSSRGIGRGIAKDLGAHGANVVVNYRSSEAEARAVVEDIRERGGTAIAAQADVAKLDEVRAMREKVADEFGPADVLVNNAGITIDKKFENMTRDDWETVIDVNLGGVFNGTKAFYDDIRDADHGRLINISSVVGQQGNIGQANYATTKSGLFGFTRTLALELAHTGSTANCVAPGFVKTDMLEEVPERVQEKILREIPLDRFARVEDIAGIVRFVASEESSYMTGQVLGVNGGMEW, translated from the coding sequence ATGAACCTGGACAATCAAACCTGTGTCGTCACTGGGTCCTCACGCGGTATCGGTCGCGGAATCGCCAAAGACCTCGGTGCTCACGGGGCCAACGTCGTCGTTAACTACCGGTCCTCGGAGGCGGAAGCCCGTGCCGTCGTTGAGGATATCCGCGAACGCGGTGGCACCGCTATCGCGGCGCAGGCCGACGTGGCGAAACTCGATGAGGTCCGGGCGATGCGTGAGAAGGTGGCCGACGAGTTCGGTCCCGCGGACGTGCTCGTCAACAATGCCGGCATCACCATCGACAAAAAGTTCGAGAACATGACCCGCGACGACTGGGAGACGGTGATCGATGTCAACCTCGGCGGCGTGTTCAACGGGACGAAGGCTTTCTATGATGATATTCGTGACGCCGACCACGGCCGACTCATAAACATCTCTAGCGTCGTCGGCCAGCAGGGCAACATCGGGCAGGCCAACTATGCGACGACGAAATCCGGGTTGTTCGGATTTACACGGACGCTTGCGCTCGAACTGGCACACACGGGCTCGACCGCGAACTGCGTCGCGCCGGGCTTTGTCAAGACCGATATGCTAGAGGAGGTGCCCGAACGCGTGCAGGAGAAGATTCTGCGGGAGATTCCGCTTGACCGGTTCGCACGCGTCGAAGACATCGCCGGCATCGTGAGGTTCGTCGCCAGCGAGGAATCGAGCTACATGACAGGACAGGTACTTGGTGTTAACGGCGGGATGGAGTGGTAG
- a CDS encoding extracellular solute-binding protein has product MTGRNATQSRRRFLALGSATAATALTGCSGILSGDDGGDGGSDGEAGTTTGQQISLSDFRGSGPLVAQREAPGGTSIEDLPDLSGELTLYLGGGEGGLYLDLINLLEQRYPDFTANHRLEASSDLANTIIEENEAGASPADVFMSIDAGSLGAVANADATASLPDEALSTVPDAYQDSEGRWVGIAGRARAIPYNTNQISESDIPSTVQEFPEAAALENSMGWAPSYGAFQSFVTAMRLIRGDDETMSWLQAMQDHGITTYDDEFRVSNSCADGELAAGFANHYYTLRVQSARENSPIGLAFTEGDAGALVNVSGLEIINGTDNADLASNFVRHVLSAEAQEFFATRTFAYPMIPGVAPVGDLPRIDELNPPEINLTELADVAGTVDLLRDAGVL; this is encoded by the coding sequence ATGACTGGACGTAACGCGACGCAGTCTCGACGCCGCTTCCTTGCTCTCGGCAGCGCAACTGCCGCGACAGCGCTTACCGGTTGTTCCGGCATCCTCAGTGGGGATGACGGTGGCGACGGCGGAAGTGACGGCGAGGCCGGAACCACAACTGGGCAGCAAATTTCCCTGTCGGACTTCCGTGGCTCCGGCCCACTGGTCGCACAGCGGGAGGCTCCCGGTGGCACCTCGATCGAAGACCTGCCAGACCTCAGCGGCGAACTGACGCTGTATCTAGGTGGCGGGGAGGGCGGACTCTATCTCGACCTCATCAATCTGCTCGAACAGCGCTATCCGGACTTCACGGCGAACCACCGGCTCGAAGCCTCCAGCGACCTCGCAAACACCATCATCGAGGAAAACGAGGCCGGCGCAAGTCCTGCTGACGTGTTCATGTCCATCGACGCCGGCTCGCTCGGTGCTGTTGCAAACGCTGACGCGACCGCGAGCCTCCCCGACGAGGCGCTTTCGACGGTCCCCGACGCGTACCAAGACAGCGAGGGGCGCTGGGTGGGCATCGCTGGTCGCGCTCGGGCGATCCCGTACAACACGAACCAGATATCCGAATCCGATATCCCGTCCACGGTTCAGGAGTTCCCCGAGGCGGCTGCCCTCGAAAACAGCATGGGCTGGGCACCGAGCTACGGCGCGTTCCAGTCGTTCGTCACCGCAATGCGACTCATTCGCGGCGACGACGAGACGATGTCGTGGCTTCAGGCGATGCAGGACCACGGCATCACCACCTATGACGACGAGTTCCGCGTCTCCAATTCCTGTGCTGACGGGGAACTGGCCGCCGGCTTCGCTAACCACTACTACACGCTTCGGGTCCAGTCGGCCCGCGAAAACTCGCCGATCGGCCTCGCGTTCACCGAAGGCGACGCTGGCGCACTCGTCAACGTTTCGGGCCTCGAAATTATCAATGGAACCGACAACGCGGACCTGGCGTCGAACTTCGTCCGGCACGTCCTCTCGGCGGAGGCACAGGAGTTCTTCGCCACCCGGACGTTCGCGTATCCGATGATTCCGGGTGTCGCACCGGTCGGCGACCTCCCACGCATCGACGAACTGAACCCGCCAGAGATCAACCTGACCGAACTGGCCGACGTGGCCGGAACCGTTGACTTATTGCGGGACGCTGGCGTCCTCTAA
- a CDS encoding ABC transporter permease — translation MGTKDRYERLREQATTSERDSSPHTLLAVVSLAISLLLLAPLVWVFLRAGEIEFARAVELLTSDTTVSVTLNTLALVTGVTVASILIGVPLAILTAQTDLPFKRFWTITSALPLVVPSYIGAFAFVSAFGPRGVLADLLSPLGIEQIPTIYGLHGAILVLTLFTYPYVFLTTRASLLSFDGTVVEAARTLNHTRWEAFRRVTLPQIAPGIAAGALLVALYALSDFGTPAIMQYDVFTRMIYNEFGARRLDYASVLSMLLLVMALGILAVESRLSAGRDGAYVSSGSRRPGLIRLGYWKVPALLFCGAIATLCLVLPIGILLQWLLRSGTGYSAGGFAFEAAYAWNSVGLAAAAAAICVVAALPIAYLSARGTSGVSSLPERATYVGYAVPGVVLGLALVYLGLRYVPFLYQSVILLVFAYVIRFLPQAVGTTESSILQVDPGYIEAARSLGYHPLSAFRKVVLPLVAPGIAAGAALVFLTTMKELPATLMLRPTGFETFVTYIWLVQGAGYYGQAAVPALVLVGLSGLSMLVILRREDTS, via the coding sequence ATGGGCACAAAAGACCGGTACGAGCGGCTTCGGGAGCAGGCGACGACATCGGAACGAGACTCGTCGCCGCACACGCTGCTCGCAGTGGTCTCACTCGCGATCTCGCTGCTGTTACTGGCGCCGCTAGTGTGGGTGTTTCTCCGGGCGGGCGAAATCGAGTTCGCGCGTGCGGTCGAACTATTGACGAGCGATACGACCGTCTCGGTGACGCTGAACACGCTGGCGCTGGTGACTGGCGTCACTGTCGCATCGATTCTTATCGGCGTTCCGCTGGCGATTCTCACCGCCCAGACGGACCTGCCGTTCAAGCGATTCTGGACGATTACGTCCGCACTGCCGCTGGTCGTCCCGAGTTATATCGGGGCCTTCGCGTTCGTTTCGGCGTTTGGCCCCCGTGGCGTCCTCGCGGACCTGCTCTCGCCGCTCGGAATTGAGCAAATTCCGACTATCTACGGCCTGCACGGCGCGATACTGGTGCTGACGCTGTTTACATACCCGTACGTGTTCTTGACCACGCGCGCGTCGCTCCTGTCGTTCGACGGGACCGTCGTCGAGGCCGCCCGGACACTGAACCACACGCGCTGGGAGGCGTTCCGCCGCGTCACGCTGCCACAGATCGCACCCGGTATCGCCGCTGGCGCGCTGCTGGTGGCGCTGTATGCCCTTTCCGACTTCGGGACACCGGCGATTATGCAGTACGACGTGTTCACCCGGATGATCTACAACGAGTTCGGCGCTCGCCGGCTTGACTATGCCTCCGTGCTCTCGATGCTGTTGCTCGTGATGGCGCTCGGTATCCTTGCCGTCGAGTCCCGCCTCAGCGCCGGGCGGGACGGTGCCTACGTCAGCAGCGGCTCGCGCCGGCCCGGGCTCATCAGGCTCGGCTACTGGAAGGTCCCGGCACTGCTGTTTTGCGGTGCCATCGCGACACTGTGTCTGGTGTTACCCATCGGCATCCTGCTGCAGTGGCTCCTGCGCTCCGGCACGGGCTACAGTGCCGGTGGCTTTGCGTTCGAGGCGGCCTACGCCTGGAACTCGGTCGGTCTCGCGGCCGCTGCAGCCGCTATTTGTGTCGTGGCGGCGCTCCCGATAGCGTATCTCTCCGCGCGCGGCACGTCGGGTGTCTCGTCGCTTCCCGAGCGAGCTACGTATGTCGGCTACGCCGTCCCCGGTGTCGTCCTCGGGCTGGCACTGGTGTACCTTGGCCTCCGGTACGTCCCCTTCCTGTACCAGAGCGTCATCCTGCTGGTGTTTGCCTACGTGATTCGGTTCCTCCCGCAGGCCGTCGGGACGACCGAGTCCTCGATTCTTCAGGTCGACCCGGGTTACATCGAGGCGGCGCGGTCGCTTGGCTATCACCCGCTTTCGGCGTTTCGGAAGGTCGTCTTGCCCCTCGTTGCCCCGGGTATCGCCGCCGGGGCCGCGCTGGTGTTCCTGACGACCATGAAGGAATTGCCGGCAACGCTGATGTTACGCCCGACGGGCTTCGAAACCTTCGTCACGTACATCTGGCTCGTCCAGGGTGCCGGCTACTACGGACAGGCGGCGGTTCCGGCCCTCGTGCTCGTTGGCCTTTCCGGACTCTCCATGCTGGTCATTCTTCGACGGGAGGACACAAGCTAA
- a CDS encoding ABC transporter ATP-binding protein yields MSRQTRTQQTSDFDDVDAAVANPNRTVLELDDVSKDYGHEVAVENLSLGVKDGELLTLLGPSGCGKTTTLRMIAGLERPSDGQISIADEVIADGSSFRKPEERNVGIVFQDYALFPHLTVAENIAFGLTEMEEDAVAERVDELLELVDLSAHHDKMPSQLSGGQQQRVALARSLAPEPDVLLLDEPFSNLDVRLRVEMREEVRKILKRAGVTAISVTHDQEEALSISDRVAIMNDGTIAQIGDPAEVFENPESRFVASFLGQASFLSARVTNDRIETGLGSFNVELLNGPVEAYNGAMVDVLVRPDDLQAMPTNESKADGYVVHRQYNGPSFVYRVELHSGDVVHCMHNHVETFEPGQPVEVDLVADHDLAWYPTE; encoded by the coding sequence ATGTCTCGACAAACACGCACACAGCAAACATCGGACTTCGACGACGTGGACGCAGCGGTGGCAAACCCGAACCGGACCGTGCTGGAACTGGACGATGTCTCCAAAGACTACGGTCACGAAGTCGCCGTCGAGAACCTCTCGCTCGGCGTGAAAGACGGCGAACTACTGACACTGCTGGGACCGTCCGGCTGCGGGAAGACGACGACGCTCCGGATGATTGCCGGGCTGGAACGCCCCTCTGACGGACAGATATCGATCGCCGACGAAGTCATCGCCGACGGCTCCTCGTTCCGCAAGCCAGAGGAGCGAAACGTGGGCATCGTCTTTCAGGACTACGCCCTGTTCCCGCATCTCACCGTCGCCGAGAACATCGCTTTCGGCCTGACCGAGATGGAAGAAGACGCCGTCGCGGAACGGGTCGACGAACTGCTCGAGCTAGTCGACCTCTCGGCCCATCACGACAAGATGCCGAGCCAGCTTTCCGGCGGCCAGCAACAACGTGTCGCGCTCGCCCGTTCGCTGGCTCCGGAGCCAGACGTCCTCCTGCTCGACGAGCCGTTCTCGAATCTGGACGTGCGCCTGCGTGTCGAGATGCGCGAGGAGGTTCGCAAAATCCTCAAGCGAGCCGGCGTCACCGCCATCTCCGTGACCCACGACCAGGAGGAGGCACTGTCGATAAGCGACCGCGTGGCTATCATGAACGACGGGACTATCGCCCAGATCGGCGACCCCGCTGAAGTGTTTGAAAACCCCGAGAGCCGTTTCGTCGCGAGCTTCCTCGGCCAGGCGAGTTTCCTCTCCGCCCGGGTGACCAACGACCGCATCGAGACGGGGCTGGGCTCGTTCAATGTCGAGTTACTGAACGGGCCGGTCGAGGCGTACAACGGGGCGATGGTCGACGTGCTCGTCCGGCCCGACGACCTGCAGGCGATGCCGACAAACGAGTCCAAAGCCGACGGCTACGTCGTTCACCGCCAGTACAACGGCCCCTCGTTCGTCTACCGGGTCGAACTCCACAGCGGTGACGTCGTCCACTGCATGCACAACCACGTCGAGACGTTCGAACCGGGCCAGCCCGTCGAGGTTGACTTGGTCGCCGACCACGACCTGGCCTGGTATCCGACGGAATGA
- a CDS encoding ArnT family glycosyltransferase yields the protein MKRLRQPGVQAGLVALLGGVVVFALAHVVFPHHTTNHDEGVYLQQAAMLLEGQLFIYPPVKESFRPWFFVADGERLYPKYAPVPAAMFAVGKLLGGYRVALGLISTGALALTYHTVREAFDARTGVVASVLMLGSPLFLIDASVFLSYVPATLWNLGFAAAYLHADRTGSRKTAACAGLSIGLAFFARPYTAVLFATPFIIHALWSLRTRDPARFTRLSLTAVGGLTGVAATLAYNHVVTGSAMLFPYEVFAPQDGPGFGYREILGYSREFTPAMSLDANTELLWKLVTQWVVAGPLGTVAAAIGLGAVVRRGIDGRQAALAGVLLTVPLGNGYFWGTVNMLGDLSDPTDGLVTFLGPFYHVDMLVPLTAFGAVGVVTVAQWTRRLVTERVSADRVRPVLLTVALCGAALGGGAAVTTAAEPVSDNYEVTQQFEQAYEPFEERDLDNSLVLLPTPYGDWLNHPFQSVRNDPGFNGDTVYAMQHRQFEVIDAYPDRTYYRYVFRGEWVPYLGLPVEPRLQPVSVAEGETVRTDVSAAVPEQAALVSMRLTSEGENDYATVTGADRLDLQLSTDQNRTRLTGDGIDEQVGVPTPEDGSVTLIMFVDYGTGAGFEYRAELPVAQTDGGVRTLTPRLEVCKDQRRCDGEAAYVPGAHRDGIGMNATTTAENT from the coding sequence ATGAAGCGACTGCGCCAGCCGGGGGTACAGGCGGGGCTGGTGGCACTGCTCGGCGGGGTCGTCGTCTTCGCGCTCGCTCACGTCGTTTTTCCACATCACACAACCAACCACGACGAGGGCGTCTACCTCCAGCAGGCCGCGATGTTGCTGGAGGGACAACTGTTCATTTACCCGCCGGTCAAGGAGTCGTTCCGACCGTGGTTCTTCGTGGCCGACGGCGAGCGGCTGTATCCGAAGTACGCGCCGGTTCCGGCGGCGATGTTCGCCGTCGGGAAACTGTTAGGCGGGTACCGCGTTGCGCTCGGCCTGATTTCGACCGGCGCGCTGGCGCTGACGTATCACACCGTCCGCGAGGCTTTCGACGCTCGAACCGGCGTGGTGGCGAGTGTCCTCATGCTCGGGTCGCCGCTCTTTCTCATAGACGCCTCGGTGTTCCTCTCGTACGTGCCGGCGACGCTCTGGAACCTCGGCTTCGCCGCGGCGTACCTCCACGCCGACCGGACCGGAAGCCGAAAGACAGCGGCCTGTGCCGGCCTCTCGATTGGCCTCGCTTTCTTTGCGCGACCATACACCGCCGTGCTGTTTGCGACGCCGTTCATTATCCACGCGCTGTGGTCGCTCCGGACGCGGGACCCAGCGCGGTTCACGCGCCTGTCGCTGACCGCTGTCGGCGGGCTCACCGGCGTCGCCGCGACGCTTGCATACAACCACGTCGTCACCGGCTCCGCCATGCTATTCCCCTACGAGGTGTTCGCCCCGCAGGACGGGCCGGGCTTTGGCTACCGTGAGATTCTGGGCTACTCTCGGGAGTTCACGCCGGCGATGTCGCTGGATGCGAACACTGAACTCCTCTGGAAACTCGTCACCCAGTGGGTTGTCGCCGGGCCGCTTGGGACGGTGGCAGCAGCTATCGGCCTCGGGGCCGTCGTGCGCCGCGGGATAGACGGTCGACAGGCTGCGCTGGCCGGCGTCCTCCTGACGGTTCCGCTCGGCAATGGCTACTTCTGGGGCACGGTGAATATGCTCGGCGATCTCTCAGACCCGACCGACGGGCTGGTCACCTTTCTGGGGCCGTTCTACCACGTCGATATGCTTGTTCCGCTAACTGCGTTCGGTGCTGTCGGCGTCGTGACCGTTGCCCAGTGGACGCGGCGGCTGGTCACAGAGCGGGTCAGCGCGGACCGGGTCCGCCCAGTCCTACTCACGGTAGCGCTCTGTGGCGCGGCGCTGGGCGGCGGGGCGGCCGTCACAACGGCGGCCGAGCCGGTTTCGGACAACTACGAGGTGACCCAGCAGTTCGAACAGGCCTACGAGCCGTTCGAGGAGCGGGACCTCGACAACAGTCTCGTCTTACTCCCAACGCCGTACGGTGACTGGCTCAATCATCCGTTCCAGTCAGTCCGCAACGACCCGGGCTTCAACGGCGACACAGTCTACGCGATGCAACACAGACAGTTCGAGGTGATCGACGCCTACCCCGACCGGACCTACTACCGCTACGTGTTCCGCGGCGAGTGGGTCCCGTATCTGGGGCTGCCCGTCGAACCGCGACTCCAGCCGGTGTCTGTGGCGGAGGGCGAGACGGTTCGGACAGATGTATCGGCGGCAGTTCCGGAGCAGGCCGCGCTGGTTTCGATGCGGCTCACAAGCGAGGGTGAGAACGACTATGCGACGGTTACTGGAGCTGACAGGCTCGATTTGCAGCTCTCGACCGACCAGAATCGGACACGGCTCACCGGCGACGGCATCGACGAGCAGGTCGGCGTGCCGACGCCGGAAGATGGGTCGGTCACGCTCATCATGTTCGTCGACTACGGCACTGGCGCAGGGTTCGAATACCGGGCGGAACTCCCAGTTGCACAGACGGACGGCGGCGTCCGGACGCTGACGCCGCGGCTCGAAGTCTGTAAGGATCAGCGCCGCTGTGACGGCGAAGCAGCTTACGTCCCGGGCGCGCACCGTGATGGAATCGGCATGAACGCAACCACGACGGCGGAAAATACGTGA
- a CDS encoding gluconate 2-dehydrogenase subunit 3 family protein: MTDYELTRRDALKALGAAGVTVTGGAAALAWNESEDDDTVESAEDDADASESEFGEHERETYRAVAAIVYPSEVAGVQEFVDSYVAGRVEADPERAAEMATAVADLDAYTREWEDTVFTALDTETQEETLRGMGVNASDPDPHGDPRHRVRYYLVNDLLFALYSSPTGGELVGIENPQGYPGGTSSYQQPPNDR; encoded by the coding sequence ATGACTGACTACGAACTCACCAGACGTGACGCACTGAAAGCGCTCGGCGCGGCGGGTGTCACCGTCACCGGTGGCGCGGCGGCGCTCGCCTGGAACGAGTCCGAAGACGACGATACTGTCGAGTCAGCCGAGGACGACGCTGATGCGTCCGAATCGGAGTTCGGCGAGCACGAGCGCGAGACGTACCGCGCCGTCGCCGCTATTGTCTATCCGAGCGAGGTGGCAGGCGTACAGGAGTTCGTCGACAGCTACGTCGCCGGACGGGTCGAGGCAGACCCCGAGCGGGCGGCGGAAATGGCGACCGCTGTTGCAGATCTGGACGCCTACACCAGAGAGTGGGAGGACACCGTCTTCACTGCGTTAGACACAGAGACGCAGGAAGAAACGCTGCGAGGAATGGGTGTCAACGCTTCCGACCCGGACCCACATGGCGACCCGCGACACCGCGTGCGATACTACCTCGTCAACGACCTCCTGTTTGCGCTGTACAGTTCGCCGACGGGCGGCGAGCTTGTCGGTATCGAGAATCCGCAGGGCTACCCCGGCGGAACGAGTAGCTATCAGCAGCCACCGAACGACCGGTAA